One window of Chloroflexota bacterium genomic DNA carries:
- a CDS encoding alpha/beta hydrolase produces MQTLRSQDGTTLAYDVYGSGPPLISITGATCFRKFFPIVKDAKALAQAFTVYSYDRRGRGDSSDTQPYTPLRELEDLLALIERAGGKAHIYGHSSGAVLALEAALQFPQFVDHVVLYDPAYVHDSTEQTEYMLLQKQIESLLANGQHVQAITSFLSGIGMPKVGAWLMRLMPGWKTMVKLAPTLAYDLELTADLPPIERAARCSVPIHVMVGAKSPVGIRKVGQALVEAIPNATFDQLAGKGHMIDGADLLPFFKNYLSKLDSTSVATP; encoded by the coding sequence ATGCAGACATTGCGCTCACAAGATGGCACAACCTTGGCCTATGATGTTTATGGCAGTGGCCCGCCGCTGATCTCTATTACCGGGGCAACCTGTTTTCGTAAGTTTTTTCCAATTGTCAAAGATGCCAAAGCCCTCGCCCAAGCCTTTACTGTTTATAGCTACGATCGCCGAGGTCGTGGTGATAGCAGCGATACCCAGCCGTATACGCCGCTCCGCGAACTTGAGGATTTGTTGGCGCTGATCGAGCGGGCTGGCGGGAAAGCACATATCTACGGGCATTCATCGGGGGCCGTCTTGGCGCTTGAAGCTGCACTTCAGTTTCCCCAGTTTGTTGATCATGTGGTGTTGTATGATCCGGCCTATGTTCACGATTCAACTGAGCAGACTGAGTATATGCTGCTGCAAAAACAGATTGAGTCGTTGCTCGCCAACGGCCAGCATGTCCAAGCAATCACCAGCTTTTTAAGTGGCATTGGCATGCCAAAAGTGGGTGCATGGCTGATGCGACTCATGCCTGGCTGGAAAACTATGGTTAAACTTGCTCCGACGTTGGCCTACGATTTGGAGTTAACTGCCGATTTGCCCCCGATTGAGCGGGCCGCGCGGTGCAGTGTGCCAATCCATGTGATGGTTGGCGCAAAAAGCCCAGTTGGTATTCGCAAGGTCGGCCAAGCATTAGTCGAAGCAATTCCTAATGCGACCTTTGATCAGTTAGCTGGAAAAGGCCATATGATTGATGGAGCGGATTTATTACCGTTCTTCAAAAAT
- a CDS encoding cysteine hydrolase: MLANNSQAFLEYLDDWYANLPELPLDDLLIDGADRVAVTCVDIIVGFCTDGALASPRVQSIVAPIAELFKAAHAGGVRHFILPQDSHPVDAVEFGAFPVHCVRGTSEADTAPELRALSFADSFTIFEKNSLSAALSTGFPAWVTEHPEVDTYIITGDCSDLCVYQLAMFLRLDANARNLQRRVVLPAQCVDTYDTPLEVARELGLYAHPGDFHHVFSLHHMAANGVEVVKALK; encoded by the coding sequence ATGCTCGCGAACAATAGCCAAGCATTTTTGGAATATTTGGATGATTGGTATGCCAACTTGCCCGAATTGCCACTCGACGATTTATTGATCGATGGGGCTGATCGGGTGGCGGTGACCTGTGTTGATATTATTGTAGGTTTTTGCACCGATGGTGCTTTAGCTAGCCCACGGGTGCAAAGCATCGTCGCGCCGATTGCCGAATTATTCAAAGCAGCTCATGCTGGTGGTGTGCGCCATTTCATCCTGCCTCAAGATTCGCATCCTGTTGATGCGGTCGAGTTTGGTGCGTTTCCAGTCCACTGTGTGCGTGGTACGTCTGAGGCTGATACTGCGCCAGAATTACGGGCTTTGTCCTTTGCCGATAGCTTCACGATTTTTGAAAAGAACTCGCTGAGCGCTGCTTTGAGCACGGGTTTTCCGGCGTGGGTGACTGAGCATCCCGAAGTTGATACCTACATTATCACTGGCGATTGCTCGGATCTCTGTGTGTATCAATTGGCCATGTTCTTGCGGCTTGATGCCAATGCCCGCAATCTACAACGCCGCGTCGTGTTGCCCGCGCAATGTGTCGATACCTACGATACGCCGCTAGAAGTGGCCCGCGAACTTGGCCTATATGCCCATCCTGGCGATTTCCATCATGTTTTTTCGTTGCACCACATGGCCGCCAATGGCGTGGAAGTGGTCAAAGCGCTGAAATAA
- a CDS encoding NAD+ synthase: MYTLALAQFRPRKGHYAVNLARLGEIFAQLGTAERQPDVLMLPETALTGYFLEGGVREQAVTAGQLFHDLQQTYLAARGADAPALDIVIGFYERWRERFYNSALYATLGSDHSLAGIRHVHRKMFLPTYGVFDEARFVEAGRQIAAFDTRFGRVAILICEDAWHSLSGTVAALDGAQMLYVVSASPARGANEDRPSNLARWDDRIREIAGEHGVYLAVCQIVGFEGGKGFAGGSVVVGPRSDERARAPLWSEAVILVDIDLSDLTLARADLPLLADLEERLPFMLRDVHAASEGQHRPSTWDSALSSDSQGLSDASSYQRTVDSEGEKRAKATVGKQSFPIIAAPRFDPESDEPLRINPELTINWLVEFLRDEVGFRRGFKQVVIGLSGGVDSALTTYLCAKAFGAENVLAVRMPYRTSSSDSLDHAQLVIDDLGIQHRTIEITNAVEGYLSFEPDADGRRRGNVMARTRMIVLFDQSQKLGCIPIGTGNKTERLFGYYTWHADDAPPVNPLGDLFKTQVWELASAIGVPDVIVHKPASADLVVGQTDEDDFGISYRKADRVLAYLLSGYRPEQLVARGFNPDEVAIVQRRVNSTHWKRHLPSTAMLSSTAIGEYYLRPVDY, encoded by the coding sequence ATGTACACTTTAGCTTTAGCTCAATTTCGCCCACGCAAAGGGCATTATGCCGTTAATTTGGCGCGGCTTGGTGAAATTTTCGCCCAACTTGGCACCGCCGAACGTCAGCCCGATGTGCTGATGTTGCCTGAAACCGCCTTAACTGGCTATTTCCTTGAGGGTGGTGTGCGTGAGCAGGCAGTCACCGCAGGCCAATTGTTTCACGATTTGCAACAAACCTATTTGGCGGCACGCGGAGCCGATGCACCAGCCCTCGATATTGTGATTGGCTTTTACGAACGTTGGCGCGAACGTTTTTACAATAGCGCTCTGTATGCCACGCTTGGCAGCGATCACAGCTTGGCGGGCATTCGCCATGTGCATCGCAAGATGTTTTTGCCAACCTACGGCGTGTTTGATGAAGCGCGTTTTGTTGAGGCTGGCCGCCAAATTGCGGCCTTCGATACGCGTTTTGGGCGAGTGGCAATCTTAATTTGCGAGGATGCATGGCACTCGCTGAGCGGCACGGTCGCAGCGCTTGATGGGGCGCAAATGCTCTACGTCGTCAGTGCTTCGCCTGCCCGTGGAGCCAACGAAGATCGTCCGAGCAACCTCGCCCGTTGGGATGATCGGATTCGTGAGATTGCTGGCGAGCATGGGGTCTATCTGGCAGTTTGCCAAATTGTCGGCTTTGAAGGTGGCAAGGGTTTTGCTGGTGGTTCAGTTGTGGTTGGCCCACGCTCCGATGAACGTGCCCGCGCTCCATTGTGGTCGGAAGCAGTAATCTTGGTCGATATTGATCTCAGCGATTTGACCTTGGCCCGCGCTGATTTGCCGTTGTTGGCCGATTTGGAAGAACGTTTGCCCTTTATGTTGCGCGATGTGCATGCTGCCAGCGAGGGCCAACATCGCCCAAGCACGTGGGATTCAGCGCTTTCTAGCGATTCGCAAGGCCTAAGCGATGCCAGTTCGTATCAACGCACCGTCGATAGCGAGGGCGAAAAGCGGGCCAAAGCCACAGTTGGCAAGCAAAGCTTCCCAATTATTGCTGCGCCACGCTTTGATCCTGAGAGCGACGAGCCACTACGGATCAATCCTGAATTGACGATTAATTGGCTGGTCGAGTTTTTGCGCGATGAAGTTGGCTTTCGGCGTGGCTTTAAACAAGTTGTGATTGGGCTTTCGGGCGGGGTTGATTCGGCTCTAACCACCTATTTATGTGCCAAGGCCTTTGGCGCTGAAAATGTGCTCGCCGTGCGTATGCCCTATCGCACCTCATCCTCGGATAGTCTAGATCATGCCCAGTTGGTGATTGACGATCTAGGCATTCAGCATCGCACGATCGAAATTACTAACGCAGTTGAAGGCTATTTGAGCTTTGAGCCAGATGCTGATGGCCGACGGCGGGGCAATGTGATGGCTCGCACCCGTATGATTGTGCTGTTTGATCAATCGCAAAAGCTCGGTTGTATTCCGATTGGCACTGGTAACAAAACCGAGCGTTTATTTGGCTATTACACGTGGCATGCCGATGATGCTCCACCAGTCAATCCTTTGGGCGACTTGTTCAAGACCCAAGTTTGGGAATTGGCTTCGGCGATCGGCGTACCCGATGTGATTGTGCATAAGCCAGCTTCGGCTGATTTGGTGGTTGGCCAAACCGATGAAGATGATTTTGGCATCTCGTATCGCAAGGCTGATCGGGTGTTGGCCTATTTGTTGAGCGGTTATCGACCTGAGCAATTGGTGGCGCGTGGTTTCAATCCCGATGAAGTAGCAATTGTTCAACGGCGGGTCAATTCGACTCACTGGAAACGCCATTTGCCTAGCACTGCCATGCTCTCAAGCACTGCCATCGGCGAATACTACTTGCGGCCAGTCGATTATTAG
- a CDS encoding NUDIX hydrolase, whose protein sequence is MTETAENYDATKYERPSVTVDVVIFGLRSGRLHVLMVQRKHWPYAEHWAIPGGFVNMDESLEMAARRELEEETGVHDVYMEQLYTFGDPGRDPRTRVISVAYFALIRTEEQALQVSDESNDVCWFPVDELPKDLAFDHEKILRFAIDRLRSKLEYTTLAFQLLPKEFSLPKLKRIYEEILGEQLDKANFYRKLRDSDLLEDTGKLLNSRGRPARLYRFRDSRIEGDFVFRYREAKKKDEQ, encoded by the coding sequence ATGACAGAAACTGCTGAAAACTACGATGCGACAAAATATGAACGGCCTTCTGTAACGGTCGATGTGGTGATATTTGGCTTGCGCAGTGGCCGTTTGCATGTGCTGATGGTGCAGCGCAAACATTGGCCCTACGCCGAACATTGGGCTATTCCTGGTGGCTTTGTCAACATGGATGAATCGTTGGAAATGGCTGCTCGGCGCGAGTTGGAGGAAGAAACGGGCGTTCACGATGTGTATATGGAGCAGCTGTATACCTTCGGTGATCCTGGGCGCGACCCACGAACCCGCGTGATTAGCGTGGCCTATTTTGCCTTAATTCGCACCGAAGAGCAAGCTTTGCAAGTTTCCGACGAATCGAATGATGTTTGTTGGTTTCCAGTCGATGAACTGCCCAAGGACTTGGCCTTCGATCATGAAAAGATTCTGCGCTTTGCAATTGATCGCTTGCGCTCGAAGCTGGAATACACCACTTTGGCCTTTCAATTGCTACCCAAGGAATTTAGCTTGCCCAAACTCAAGCGGATTTACGAAGAGATCTTGGGCGAGCAGCTCGATAAGGCCAATTTCTATCGCAAACTGCGTGATTCCGATTTGCTTGAAGATACTGGCAAATTGCTAAATAGCCGAGGCCGACCAGCTCGCCTCTACCGCTTCCGCGATTCACGCATCGAGGGCGATTTTGTGTTTCGCTACCGCGAAGCCAAAAAGAAGGACGAACAATAA
- the raiA gene encoding ribosome-associated translation inhibitor RaiA — protein MEWNIKSRNIKLHDAQKAFIQEKLGKLERYLDGINDWKVECRFETLRGSGETYTVQATLLADHGIILRAEERDRELYAAVEAVHDNLQRQIRRFKEKHYRRGKLRRTAGEIIAAPLPALPEDAEQAEERQIIRAKDVTLRPMFSDEAIEQMELLGHSFFVFRDAETEKIQVVYRRNDGNYGLIMPR, from the coding sequence GTGGAATGGAACATTAAGAGCCGTAATATTAAGCTACACGATGCGCAAAAAGCATTTATTCAAGAAAAATTAGGCAAATTAGAACGCTACCTCGACGGAATTAATGATTGGAAAGTGGAATGCCGTTTTGAAACACTCCGTGGTAGCGGCGAAACATATACCGTCCAAGCAACGCTGTTGGCCGATCATGGGATCATTCTACGGGCAGAAGAACGCGATCGTGAATTGTATGCTGCGGTTGAAGCAGTTCACGATAATTTGCAACGCCAAATCCGGCGCTTCAAGGAAAAACATTATCGCCGTGGCAAATTGCGCCGCACTGCTGGCGAAATTATTGCCGCTCCGCTGCCAGCCTTGCCCGAAGATGCCGAACAAGCCGAAGAACGTCAAATTATTCGCGCCAAGGATGTAACGCTGCGGCCTATGTTTAGCGATGAAGCGATCGAACAAATGGAGTTGCTCGGCCACTCGTTCTTTGTGTTCCGCGATGCTGAAACCGAAAAAATTCAAGTCGTCTATCGCCGTAACGATGGCAATTATGGCTTGATTATGCCACGCTAA
- the sixA gene encoding phosphohistidine phosphatase SixA, with the protein MILYFVRHGIAEDWAESGLDQDRRLTERGRKRIRQCAQALRLLEIKPQIILSSPYPRAAETALIIAEALGTDPPVLKAQLQPDGANSHLLTECLNPDWQEVMIVGHQPNLSEYVAHLAGYGTNLIFKKGTVCRVEVQGEHGQVSWLLPPKVLIALAEARQAKPTKPAKH; encoded by the coding sequence ATGATTCTCTATTTTGTGCGCCATGGAATTGCTGAAGATTGGGCCGAAAGTGGCCTTGATCAAGATCGGCGCTTGACTGAGCGTGGGCGTAAGCGGATTCGCCAATGTGCTCAGGCGCTGCGCTTGTTGGAAATTAAGCCCCAGATTATTTTGAGCAGCCCTTACCCACGCGCTGCCGAAACCGCCTTGATTATCGCTGAAGCGCTTGGCACTGACCCACCAGTGCTCAAAGCGCAATTACAACCTGACGGAGCTAATAGCCATTTGCTCACCGAATGCCTTAATCCCGATTGGCAAGAGGTGATGATCGTCGGCCACCAGCCCAATCTCAGTGAGTATGTGGCGCATCTGGCGGGCTATGGCACCAATCTGATTTTCAAAAAAGGTACAGTTTGTCGGGTTGAAGTGCAAGGCGAACATGGCCAAGTCAGCTGGCTGTTGCCGCCAAAAGTGCTGATTGCGCTCGCCGAGGCACGGCAAGCCAAACCCACCAAACCTGCGAAGCATTAA
- a CDS encoding GNAT family N-acetyltransferase has translation MPIEYKRDLDGIDWAQLKAELASDDFDNGRTPEQYQRSFAASYSVCFALDGQRIIGKARALSDGVCNGYIVDVWTHSDYRRQGIASTIVKQILADLLGQHVCLFTDDMQTFYLQLGFAEETTGMSQVIGQWLQKA, from the coding sequence ATGCCAATTGAATACAAGCGCGATTTGGATGGTATTGATTGGGCACAATTAAAAGCTGAGCTTGCTAGCGATGATTTTGACAATGGCCGCACGCCTGAGCAATATCAACGTTCGTTTGCTGCAAGTTATAGCGTTTGCTTTGCGCTTGATGGCCAGCGAATTATCGGCAAAGCCCGCGCTTTATCCGATGGCGTGTGCAATGGCTATATCGTCGATGTTTGGACGCACAGCGATTATCGTCGCCAAGGCATTGCTAGCACGATTGTTAAGCAGATTCTGGCTGATTTGCTAGGTCAGCACGTCTGTTTATTTACCGACGATATGCAAACCTTCTATCTACAACTCGGCTTTGCCGAAGAAACTACAGGCATGTCGCAAGTGATCGGTCAATGGCTTCAGAAGGCATAA
- a CDS encoding cellulase family glycosylhydrolase, whose amino-acid sequence MHKRLLPLVLALVLVVTPFLLANPATPAAAAEIPWGDKSTPFGMVVSLGNRVRSDEMPTMIRLMREAGVQWNREEIWWDQVQFEPNGPFRWDGDSSRFYNYDRAIQLQAEAGISILGLLDYNPAWFKGRNPHPEEWLSDWGDYVYATVARYGRDRGQIKYWEVWNEPNLVPSGYESGLYNVEDFVRVLQTASAAIRAADPEAKIVLGGVADIWSEIPEFAYDTPDYLQRLYALDAWPMFDILGLHPYRPDAPEVPVLRRDRNQTYREQAAEIDALLAQFGNKPIWYTEVGWSTESDGIVSEDEQAAWLQRFYLLAMTHPGIEKIFWYDFRNDTGDNSNYTRPINDPTENQFHFGLLRRTYPLNFDDQRIRKPSYSAYYHLTHNLGGLSWQANYALPYDGGLGWQHWTNGDRSVDILWWLHEAQSPPYLEINCDCSHVQVRAYDGTLLRVINTETGNVKIQPDQRGMPIWVEYGGYSRTGRTFDETPHSIIGGFRTYWEQNGGLARFGLPLTDELTEPGAGRIPTIVQYFERNRFELFPNNRPEFRVQLSLLGVRSLERNGVDWRGLPPAQNPPAECSYFVETGHSLCYPFKEYWEQNGGIAIYGFPLSEAFWEYDPVQNKGFLVQYFERNRFEHHPELAGTSYEIQLGLLGRQLYQSWAQYP is encoded by the coding sequence ATGCACAAACGCTTGCTCCCTCTGGTGCTGGCGCTGGTGCTCGTCGTCACACCGTTTTTGCTAGCCAACCCCGCTACTCCCGCCGCTGCTGCCGAGATTCCATGGGGTGATAAATCAACGCCATTTGGCATGGTCGTGTCGCTGGGCAATCGCGTGCGCTCCGATGAAATGCCGACGATGATTCGCTTGATGCGTGAAGCTGGTGTTCAGTGGAACCGCGAAGAAATTTGGTGGGATCAGGTTCAGTTTGAGCCAAATGGTCCCTTTCGTTGGGATGGCGATAGTTCGCGCTTCTATAATTATGATCGGGCAATTCAGTTGCAAGCTGAGGCTGGCATCAGTATTTTGGGCTTGCTCGATTATAATCCTGCTTGGTTCAAAGGCCGCAACCCACACCCCGAAGAATGGCTCAGCGATTGGGGTGATTATGTATATGCCACCGTCGCTCGTTATGGCCGTGATCGCGGCCAGATCAAATATTGGGAAGTTTGGAACGAGCCGAATCTCGTGCCATCGGGCTATGAAAGCGGCCTCTACAACGTTGAAGATTTTGTACGAGTGCTGCAAACTGCCAGTGCTGCAATTCGAGCGGCTGATCCTGAGGCCAAAATTGTGCTAGGTGGGGTGGCCGATATTTGGAGCGAAATTCCTGAATTTGCCTATGATACTCCCGATTATCTCCAGCGTTTGTATGCGCTTGATGCTTGGCCGATGTTTGATATTTTGGGCTTGCACCCCTACCGCCCTGATGCACCCGAAGTACCGGTGCTGCGCCGCGATCGTAACCAAACCTACCGCGAACAGGCTGCCGAAATCGATGCTCTGCTCGCGCAATTTGGCAACAAGCCGATTTGGTATACCGAGGTTGGTTGGTCTACCGAAAGCGATGGGATTGTCAGCGAAGATGAGCAGGCGGCTTGGCTCCAACGCTTCTATCTGCTGGCCATGACCCATCCTGGGATTGAAAAAATCTTCTGGTATGATTTTCGCAACGATACTGGCGATAACAGCAATTACACCCGCCCGATTAACGACCCAACTGAAAATCAATTTCATTTTGGTTTGTTGCGGCGTACCTACCCCTTAAATTTTGATGATCAACGCATTCGTAAGCCAAGTTATAGCGCCTACTACCACCTGACCCATAATTTGGGCGGATTAAGTTGGCAAGCCAATTATGCCTTGCCCTACGATGGCGGGCTTGGCTGGCAACACTGGACTAACGGCGATCGCTCGGTGGATATTTTGTGGTGGCTGCACGAAGCTCAATCACCGCCCTACCTTGAAATTAACTGCGATTGTAGCCATGTGCAAGTGCGAGCCTACGATGGAACCTTACTGCGTGTGATCAATACCGAAACTGGCAATGTCAAAATCCAGCCTGATCAACGGGGTATGCCAATTTGGGTTGAATATGGTGGTTATAGCCGCACTGGTCGTACTTTCGATGAAACTCCACACTCGATTATCGGCGGTTTCCGCACCTATTGGGAGCAAAATGGTGGCTTAGCTCGCTTTGGCTTGCCCTTGACCGACGAATTGACTGAGCCTGGTGCTGGGCGAATTCCCACGATTGTGCAATATTTTGAGCGCAACCGCTTCGAGTTGTTTCCCAATAATCGACCTGAATTTCGCGTCCAACTTAGTCTGCTTGGTGTACGTTCACTCGAACGCAATGGCGTTGATTGGCGTGGCCTGCCGCCAGCCCAAAATCCGCCTGCCGAATGTAGCTATTTCGTCGAAACCGGCCATAGTTTATGCTATCCCTTCAAAGAATATTGGGAGCAAAACGGCGGAATCGCGATCTATGGCTTTCCGTTGAGCGAGGCCTTTTGGGAATACGACCCAGTGCAGAATAAGGGCTTTTTGGTGCAATATTTCGAGCGTAATCGCTTCGAGCACCATCCTGAGCTAGCCGGAACTTCCTACGAAATTCAGTTGGGCTTGCTTGGTCGCCAACTGTACCAAAGTTGGGCGCAATATCCCTAA
- a CDS encoding TIGR02587 family membrane protein, which translates to MWRREFDDLLNGIAGAFLFGIPLLYTMEVWDIGSDLTPLHMLLYLGLTYVALVALNRATGFRRNSDETWSRSLADSIEALALGALVASFSLIILQRITFDLAYDVILGKIVLETMPCAIGVGMANGLLRREDNDEQEAEQRSFWHATLVDAGGTMLGATVVGLSIAPTDEVGVIAASLPPWWLWLIMAASLLISYVIVFQAEFGDHQQRRRERGLFQSPLSETIASYIISLVFALVTLRVFNQLGTGTSLHQVIDYTIVLGLPATVGGAAGRLAV; encoded by the coding sequence ATGTGGCGGCGTGAATTTGATGATTTGCTGAATGGAATTGCTGGCGCGTTTTTGTTTGGTATTCCATTGCTCTACACCATGGAAGTTTGGGATATTGGCAGCGATCTCACGCCGCTGCATATGTTGTTGTACCTTGGCTTAACCTATGTTGCTTTGGTGGCGCTCAATCGTGCTACCGGGTTTCGGCGCAATTCCGACGAAACGTGGAGTCGCTCGCTGGCTGATAGTATCGAAGCCTTGGCACTGGGCGCGTTAGTTGCTAGTTTCAGCTTAATTATTTTGCAGCGGATTACATTTGATCTGGCCTACGATGTGATTCTGGGCAAAATTGTTTTAGAAACTATGCCCTGCGCGATTGGCGTTGGCATGGCCAATGGCTTGTTGCGGCGTGAAGATAACGACGAGCAGGAGGCAGAGCAACGCAGCTTTTGGCATGCAACCTTGGTTGATGCAGGCGGCACCATGCTTGGGGCAACGGTGGTGGGGCTTTCGATTGCTCCAACCGATGAAGTTGGCGTGATTGCTGCATCCTTGCCGCCATGGTGGTTATGGCTGATTATGGCAGCTTCGTTGCTGATCTCATACGTAATTGTGTTTCAAGCTGAGTTTGGTGATCATCAGCAGCGCAGGCGTGAACGCGGCTTATTTCAATCGCCGCTCAGCGAAACGATTGCCTCATACATTATCTCGCTGGTGTTTGCCTTAGTAACGTTGCGGGTTTTTAATCAGCTTGGGACTGGCACATCGCTGCATCAAGTGATCGATTACACAATTGTTTTAGGCTTGCCTGCCACAGTTGGCGGCGCAGCTGGGAGATTAGCAGTATGA
- a CDS encoding FAD-dependent thymidylate synthase yields MHDPWGDTFTADEQAILAPFVTNLDQPIFGLRNLPEVVKGALFSRYSRSDKSLRRMLLDEFIQAPEAGFQAIVGHAAANGNDQLVATKQAEAFYERVLLGYGDDSVAELGGAHVACEGVSNIVAKALEDSRLGLDPLEKSTRYVPFDRQVAGKYRYHRVAELMQSPHATLYEQTLDQLFNTYRTLIEPVQRWVQSATPRDATTSERAYASATRAKALDLLRGLLPMATLTNVGLFGNGRAFEYLLTKLASSEHSEVRNVGVNLQHELDQLIPSFVKRAKTERGAAYSHYLATMRQAGSAFQPEIPTSNDLQAVTLVEYDPDAEAKVVAAILYPHSDQPLETLQGWARNLPTEERSAIIRAYVGERGSRFHRPGRAFEETYYTFDFLADIGAYRDLQRHRILTQERQRYSVVHGYALAPELEAAGVAAAYCAALDQAAAAVQAIEADFSAAAQYLVPFAYRIRWRFRLNLREAYHLIELRAAPQGHPSYRAIAQQMYLALQNIHPSLIEGMQFVDLGEHALERLAAEQRFDQKLAERQQ; encoded by the coding sequence ATGCATGACCCTTGGGGCGATACATTTACCGCTGACGAGCAGGCGATTCTTGCGCCATTTGTCACCAACCTCGATCAGCCAATTTTTGGCTTGCGCAACTTACCTGAAGTTGTCAAAGGTGCGTTGTTTTCGCGCTATAGCCGTAGCGACAAAAGCTTGCGCCGCATGTTGCTCGATGAGTTTATTCAAGCGCCAGAGGCTGGTTTTCAGGCGATTGTTGGCCATGCTGCGGCTAATGGCAACGATCAACTGGTAGCGACCAAACAAGCTGAGGCTTTTTACGAACGGGTGTTGCTGGGTTATGGCGATGATTCGGTCGCTGAATTGGGCGGGGCGCACGTTGCCTGCGAAGGCGTGAGCAACATCGTCGCCAAAGCGCTCGAAGATAGTCGCTTGGGCCTCGATCCGCTTGAAAAATCGACCCGTTATGTGCCGTTCGATCGCCAAGTGGCGGGCAAATATCGCTATCATCGGGTGGCTGAGCTTATGCAATCGCCGCATGCCACGCTCTATGAACAAACGCTTGATCAGTTGTTCAACACCTACCGCACATTGATCGAGCCTGTACAACGCTGGGTGCAAAGCGCCACACCACGCGATGCCACAACAAGCGAACGGGCTTATGCTAGTGCCACCCGCGCCAAAGCTCTCGATTTGCTGCGTGGTTTGTTGCCAATGGCGACGCTAACCAACGTTGGTTTGTTTGGTAATGGGCGGGCTTTTGAATATTTGCTAACCAAACTAGCCAGCTCTGAACATAGCGAGGTACGCAACGTTGGCGTTAATTTGCAACATGAGCTTGATCAATTAATTCCTTCGTTTGTGAAACGGGCCAAAACTGAGCGCGGCGCAGCCTATAGCCACTATCTCGCGACCATGCGCCAAGCAGGATCCGCTTTCCAGCCCGAAATTCCTACAAGCAACGATCTACAAGCAGTAACCTTGGTTGAATATGATCCTGATGCTGAGGCCAAAGTCGTGGCGGCGATTCTCTATCCACATAGCGACCAACCGTTGGAAACCTTGCAAGGCTGGGCACGAAATTTGCCAACTGAAGAGCGCAGCGCAATTATTCGCGCCTATGTCGGCGAACGTGGCTCGCGCTTCCATCGCCCAGGCCGCGCCTTCGAGGAAACCTACTATACCTTTGATTTCTTGGCCGATATTGGGGCGTATCGCGATTTACAGCGTCATCGGATTTTGACCCAAGAGCGCCAGCGTTATAGCGTGGTGCATGGCTACGCGCTTGCGCCTGAACTTGAAGCCGCTGGAGTTGCCGCTGCTTATTGTGCAGCACTTGATCAGGCAGCCGCAGCAGTTCAAGCTATTGAAGCCGATTTTTCGGCAGCCGCTCAATATTTGGTGCCGTTTGCCTACCGCATTCGTTGGCGTTTTCGCTTGAATTTACGCGAAGCCTACCATTTGATTGAGCTACGTGCGGCACCACAGGGCCATCCCAGCTATCGGGCAATCGCTCAGCAAATGTATTTGGCCTTACAAAACATCCACCCAAGTTTGATTGAAGGCATGCAATTCGTCGATTTGGGCGAGCATGCTTTAGAACGTTTGGCAGCTGAACAACGCTTCGACCAAAAATTGGCTGAGCGTCAACAATAG